One region of Vitis vinifera cultivar Pinot Noir 40024 chromosome 1, ASM3070453v1 genomic DNA includes:
- the LOC100254801 gene encoding ankyrin repeat-containing protein At5g02620 produces MANLMEEEEEEARIDVDSIRSSQAQDGPETEVVTSPQPMSPLVLLSGERYLYLTVCIPLYGAAMKGDWKTAEGIFKMFPPAVRMTITQGRDTTLHIAAAAKHVQFVEEMVKMMEPKDLELQNKYSNTALCFAAASGIVRIAEVMVKKNENLPMIQGGGGMIPLHMAALLGHSEMVRYLYNKTVHEHLAPGDWVGLLNTCISTDLYDVALDILHHHPALAVERDENDETALHLLARKPSAFSGGDQLHMWNTFINSISCNKEEQKKKSKQTQALRLVKHLWQQVRQRQPSEISDLIRRPSPLLLVAAELGNTVFLTELVGSYPDLIWEADNDNRTIFHIAVLHRRESIFNLIYEIGSMKDLIVPYKDDNDNNMLHLAGRKAPLPQRNIVSGAALQMQRELLWFKEVEKIMLPTYRERKNKDGKTPRDLFTKEHKNLMKDGEKWMRGTAAQSMLVATLIATVVFAAAFTVPGGSNQDTGIPILLRKKSFMIFAVSDAIALFSSSTSILVFLSILTSRYAEDDFLESLPSRLMFGLITLFVSIISMMVTFTITFFLVFGHGFAWAPMLIAVSACVPVTLYFSLQYPLLADIFRSTYGSRFLFRPSKRMLY; encoded by the exons ATGGCAAATCtgatggaagaagaagaagaagaggcaaGAATAGATGTTGATTCTATCCGCAGCTCACAAGCACAAGATGGACCTGAAACTGAGGTTGTGACTTCACCTCAACCGATGTCACCTCTAGTTCTACTTTCCG GAGAAAGATACCTCTACCTCACTGTGTGCATACCTCTTTATGGAGCGGCCATGAAAGGTGACTGGAAAACTGCTGAaggtatttttaaaatgtttccACCAGCAGTGCGCATGACCATCACACAAGGAAGGGATACAACCCTACACATAGCTGCTGCGGCAAAGCATGTCCAATTTGTTGAGGAGATGGTGAAAATGATGGAACCGAAAGACTTAGAACTTCAgaacaaatattcaaatactGCTCTTTGCTTTGCTGCTGCATCAGGAATAGTGAGAATTGCAGAGGTTATggtgaaaaagaatgaaaaccTTCCAATGATCCAAGGTGGTGGTGGAATGATACCACTCCATATGGCTGCTCTATTAGGACATAGTGAGATGGTGCGGTATCTCTACAACAAGACTGTTCATGAACATTTAGCTCCTGGTGATTGGGTTGGTCTACTTAATACATGCATCAGTACTGATCTGTATG ATGTAGCCTTGGACATATTGCACCACCACCCAGCATTGGCTGTAGAAAGAGACGAGAATGATGAGACTGCATTGCATCTCCTGGCTCGGAAGCCTTCTGCATTCTCTGGAGGAGATCAGCTTCATATGTGGAACACTTTCATCAATTCAA TATCATGTAACaaagaagaacaaaagaaaaaatcgAAGCAAACCCAAGCCCTTCGACTAGTCAAACACCTTTGGCAGCAGGTTAGACAACGACAGCCCTCCGAGATTTCAGATCTGATCAGAAGACCTTCTCCACTTCTCCTTGTTGCAGCAGAATTAGGAAACACCGTCTTCTTAACAGAGCTTGTTGGCTCCTATCCTGATCTCATATGGGAAGCAGACAATGACAACAGAACTATATTTCACATTGCGGTTTTACATCGCCGTGAGAGTATCTTCAATCTTATATATGAGATAGGCTCAATGAAGGATTTGATTGTGCCATATAAAGATGATAATGATAACAACATGTTGCATTTGGCTGGACGAAAGGCACCCCTACCTCAACGCAATATTGTATCCGGAGCAGCTCTTCAAATGCAGCGAGAGCTATTATGGTTTAAG GAGGTGGAGAAGATCATGCTGCCTACATacagagaaaggaaaaacaaagatgGTAAAACACCCCGGGATTTGTTCACCAAGGAGCacaaaaatttaatgaaggatggaGAGAAGTGGATGAGAGGAACAGCTGCTCAATCTATGCTTGTTGCAACGCTTATAGCCACTGTTGTGTTTGCTGCAGCCTTCACTGTACCAGGTGGTAGCAATCAGGATACAGGCATTCCTATTTTGTTGAGAAAGAAATCCTTCATGATATTTGCAGTGTCGGATGCAATAGCGTTATTTTCCTCTTCAACTTCAATACTAGTGTTCTTATCTATCTTAACCTCACGCTACGCAGAAGACGATTTTCTCGAGTCATTACCCTCTAGGTTGATGTTTGGACTCATAACACTTTTCGTTTCTATCATATCCATGATGGTAACTTTTACCATAACCTTTTTCCTAGTTTTCGGTCATGGATTTGCATGGGCCCCTATGCTTATTGCAGTATCTGCTTGTGTGCCAGTCACGCTCTATTTTTCACTGCAATATCCCCTTTTGGCAGATATATTTCGCTCTACATATGGCTCTAGGTTTCTCTTTCGACCCAGTAAGCGTATGCTCTACTAG